The following nucleotide sequence is from Microbacterium arborescens.
TCCCTCTCGGATGCCGCCGAATACGCGTACGCCGCCACCGCCCCCGCGGATGCACGCCTCATCTTCCTCGCCGGGTCCTGCCCGCTCGCCGCGGACGGATCGACGGTCGGCGTCGGCGACTACGCCGCGCAGGCGGCATCCTGCATCGAGAACATGACGGTGGCGCTGAGCGCGGCCGGAGCGAGCATCGAGGACGTCATCAGCACCCGCGTGCTCGTCGCCTCGAGCTCGCAGGCCGACCTCGTGACGGCCTGGGAGGTCGTGCGCGATGCCTTCGGAGACCATGACGTGCCGAGCACGCTGCTGGGCGTGACGGTGCTGGGGTACGACGACCAGCTCGTCGAGATCGAAGCGGTCGCCGCCGTCCGCGACTGAGCCGGCGCGTCGGGACCGGATCGCGTCACCACGCGGACGTCCCGCACACCCGATCCGATGACGTACCCTCAGCGTGTGCAGACCCGAAGCGCCCGCCCCCGCCGCAGGACCGTGTGGGCTGTCTCGGCGATCACGGCTGCGGTCGTCGCGCTGGCGCTCACGGCCGTCCTGCGCCCCTGGTCGGCTCCGACAGCCGCTCCGGTGGCGGCTGCGGACGGACCGGTCGCCAGCGTCGAGGCGCCGCCCCTCTCGCTTGCGTCGGGGGCGCGCGTCCTGATCTTCGGCGACTCGTGGACCTACGGCTCCGCGGCATCCGATCCGGCGCTCGGCTACGCGTACGTCGTCGCACAGCGAACCGGCTGGACGACGATCGTCGACGGCGTTCGGGGCAGCGGGTATCTCAAGCCCGGTATCGACGGCCCCTCGTTCGGCGACCGCATCGCCGCTCTCGACCCCGCGCTCGACCCCGACCTCGTGATCGTCCAAGGATCGATCAACGATCGCAAGCAAGGCGCGGCCGGATACCGCGACGCTGTGAACGCGGCATGGGATGACCTCGCGGCGATCTATCCCGACGCGCGCATCGTCGTGCTCGGGCCCGCGCCGCAGGTGCTGCCGGTGGAGGCCGAGACGGCCCGCATCGACCGGGATCTCGCCGAGCTCGCCGGTGCCCGGGGCTGGTGGTATCTCTCCCCCATTGCGGAGGACTGGATCACCGACGCCAACTACGGCGACGTCATCGACACCAGCGCCACGGGCCGCGACCATCCCTCGACGGCGGGGCATGCGTATCTCGCCGATCGCCTCGCGGCCGATGTCGCGGCGATCACCGAAGCACCGGCGGTCGCCGCCGAGCCCGCCCCCGAGCCACTCGTTCCCTGACGGCGGCTGTCACTCCGCGGCGCCCGGCACGCTCTCCCCTGCGAGGAATGCCCGGATGCCGTCGGCGAGTTCCGCCGACAGAGTCCGGTGCAGGTAGTGCTCCCCGGCCATCCGGACCACCACACCCCGCGATACCGAAGCCGCCTGCGCCTCGTGCAGCTCAACCCAGCCCTCGACGTCGGAATCATCGACCACGACGAACAGGAGCACCGGGAGGTCGGATGGGAACGTGCGTCCGGTCGCCTCGGCGAAGTTGTCCGTCACCCGCCCCATCTCGTCGATCATCGTGGGCGCCGCGGTGTTCCGAGCTTCGAGCATGCGGATCTGCTCCCGCGTCGTGTCGTCGTAGGCCTCGACGTCGTAGGGATCGTCAGCGAGGCCCCGCAGAAGTCGGCTGATCCCGAGGTCTCGCAGCAGCACGACGGCGTCGGTCGCGATGGGCTCATCGGCGCCTGGCTGGCCGGGAACGCTGCTGTCGATCCCGACGAAGGCGACCACCTCGTCGCGGTAGTCCTCGACGTACGACAGGGCGTACACACCCGAGATCGAGTGCCCCGCCAGCACGTACCGCTCGATGCCCAGCTGCTGCAGCGCCTCGTGCACCTCGGCGGCGATGTTCTCAGCGGTGCGCGGCTCGTCGGTCTGATCGCTCAGTCCCGTCCCGAACGGCTCGACCGCGACGACGCGGTAGGTGTCGTCGAGCTCATCGATGAGCGGGGCGAAGTCGAGGCCGGGTGCCGCCGTTCCGAGCCCGGGGAGGAGCACGATCGTCTGCCCGTGGTCGCCGCTCACGACGACGTTCAGCTCACGCCCGCCGACCGGCACACGCTGCCCGTACGGCTCGATCCGGCCGGCCTCGTCTCGCGTGGCGACGGCGTTGACCGTCGCGGTCGTCGCGAGGGCCCCGGCGAGAGCGGCGACGAGCAGCACGGGCGGGAGGATGATGGCGAGCTTGGTCGATCTCTTCACGGGACTTCCTCGATGACGGGACCGCCGGGCGAGTGCGCCCGGCGTGTCCCCTCAGTCGACCAGGGCGCCGAGTTCCACGGGAGAGGCGACTGTCATCGATCGGAGTGACATATGTCATCGCCGTCGCTGCCTGCGCCAGCGGCCTCCGCGGGGCCTGCGCTCAGGTGCTCGTGCACCAGGCGCCAACCCGAGTCGGTCCGGTGGAAGACGTTGGTCGCCCGACCGGAACCGCTGCGGGTCTGTCCGTCGATGTGTCCGCTCCAGCGGTACGTGTAGACGGCCACCGCTGCGTCGGCGGCATCCACGACCCACGTGATGTCCTCCGCGCCGTACTCCTCGTCGGGGATCAGTGCCCAAGTCCGCTCGAAGTAGGCGCGCACGGCCGCGAGCCCGGTGCAGGTGGCATCGCCGAAGTAGTAGACGGCGCTCGCGTCGAGCAGCTGCTGCACCTCGTCGAAGTCGTGCGTGTTCGTCGCGGCGATGTAGCGCGCGAGAGTCTCGGATGCTGTCACGCCCGGGTCCTCCCGTTCGCCGGAGCGGCGTCGGCGACGACGGCGCTCATCCCCCACACCGGCGGCCCGTCCGGCGGGTCGACCCGTGAGACGACCGTGAAGCCGTGTCGTTCGTACAGCCGCACGTTGCGCTCGTCGGACGTGTCGAGGGCGAATCGGCCGGCTCCCCGCCGCGCACCCTCGGCGAGCGCGAATCGGATGAGCTCGGACGCGAGACCGCGCCCCTGGCGTGCCGGCAGCACGCCGACAGTCTCGATGCGCCATGACCCGGGCTCGGGCGACGCGCCCTCGGAGTCGCCGAGCCGCCCGAGCCGGTCGCCGTGCAGCTGGACGATGCGGTCGACGGCGGCGGGCTCCGGCTCGGGCGCATCGGGCGGCAAGACGGCGATCACGCCGTCGGCCGGGCCCGTGATCCCGACGAAGCCGTGGGCGTGCGCGTGCCGCAGGTAGACGAGCTGCAGCTCACGGAGCCGCCACGCGTAGTCATCGTCGGGGATGACGTGACGCGTCCACGGGTAGTTCTCGAACGCCGCCGCGAGCGCGTCGGCGGCGGCATCCAGTTCGTTCTCGGCGGCGAGTCGGAGGTGAGATGTCATGCGGGGGTGTCCTTGTGTTCGGGGGCCGGTTCGGGTGCCGCTGCCGGTGGGTTCACGGAGCCGGATTCGACGATCGCCTGCAGCGTCTCCAGGTGGCGGGCGAACGCCTCGCGACCGGCGTCCGTGATGCCGACCCACGTGCGCGTGCGCCGGCCGACCGCTTCCTTCCGCACCTCGACCAGACCCGCGTCGGCGAGCACGGTGAGCGTCTGCGACAGAGTCGAGTCGCTCACCTCGAGCAGATCGGCGAGGAAGCGGAAGTCGACGTCTTCGAGATTGCGGAGGGCCGCGAGCAGAGAGAAGCGCACGGGTGAGTGGATGAGCGCATCGATGTCCTTCCGGGGATGACTCATCGGCGTGAGCTCGGGAAGAGGCAGGCGAGGATCGGAGAGATCGACACGACTCCCGCGAGCACCCACCACCACGGCGACGAGAGCTGCAGCAGCTGCAGGGCCGGATCGAGCATCAGCGTGTAGAGCGCGAACCACGTCGCGACCGCGATACCCATGTTGCGCATCCCGTTGCGCGGCGCCGATCGCTCGGATCGGAGCGCGATCATCCAGATGCAGACCGACGCGAGGACGAACGGCAGGAAGGCCTTCCAATAGTCCGCCCCGGCGACATCGATCGACAGCGTGAAGGCGAGCGCGTAGGCCGCCTGCAGCACGACGAAGATCCGGAACCAACGCGTCGCGCGACGCGCATCCTTCTCAGCCTTCGTCCCGACGGCGACCATGCGGGCTGCGTCATCGTATGCGAAGTTGTTTTGCGTCATACAACGACTTTAACACTTCTAAAGCGCGCGTCGCCACCTCCCCCACGGTCGTTCCGGTCGCCTCCGCGGTGATAGTCTCGATCGGCACGCCTCCGTAGCTCAGGGGATAGAGCGTTGGTTTCCGGTACCAAAGGTCGCAGGTTCGATTCCTGTCGGGGGCACCAGTGAACAGAAGGGCAGTCGAGGATTCGGCTGCCCTTCCGTGTACCCAGACGGGTGCCCGATGGAGCCGGCCCCGGGGATGACGTCGCCGGGTCGCTCGGCGGGATCGAACCTCCGCGCCGTCGGCACGTCCGCGCAGACGAAATAGCTCGTGATCGAGAAAACAACGGCGCTCCCTCTGTGAGATTCGTTCCGATAGTGCGGCGCATCGAAAATCACATCGCCGGGAGTCGGTAAATCACCGACCTTCCTCGCGTCTTATCGATGGGCATTACGCTCGGGGCAAAAGCGGAGGGGTACCGTGCGACTGAAGTTGATTGTCCGTGATCAGCAGGGGGACCGTGACGTCGTCGTCACGTGCGACGCGACGGCGACGGTGGGAGATGTCGCAGCCGCCCTCGCGGGCCAGGCGGATGGCCAGCGTCGGTCTCAGCCGCTGACGCTTTGGGCCCATGCACCCGGCGCCCCGGACGCTCAGACGCTGAACCCGCTGTTGTCGCTGCACGATTCGGGGCTGCGTTCCGGAACGAGCGTTGCGCTCGTCGAGCCGCGGACCGCGCCGCCGTCCGAAGCCGACGCGCGGGCCACGCTCGCCGTCACCGACGGGCCAGACGCCGGCCTGACGGTTCGCCTCGGCTCGGGCGTGAGCTTCGTCGGCCGTGATCGCGCCGCTCACGTGCGACTGCGCGATCCACTCGTGTCGCGACGGCACGCGAGCGTGACCGTGTCGGGGAGGTCCGTCGTCGTCTCGGATCTGAACTCCGCCAACGGCGTGGAGGTCGACGGCGAACGCGTCGACCGCGCCGTCCTGCTGCACCGGTCTCAGGTGCGCATCGGGTCGACGAGGTTCCGCGTCGACCCGGTATCCACGGCGAGCGGCGCCGAAGCGACGCGAGAGTTCTCGCGATCTCCCCGTGTCGTGGAGCCCTGGCGAGCACCCGAGTTCGAAGCTCCCATGCTGCCGTCGGTCGGCGAGCGTCCCCCGTTGCCGTGGATCGGCATCGCGGCACCGATCATCGCGGGCGCCGCCTTGTTCGCCATCACTCAGAATCCGCTGATGCTGCTGTTCATCGCTCTGTCTCCGATCCTCATGCTCGGCATGTGGGTGGATCAGGTGTTCCGACGCCGGAAGCAGAAGAAGGAGCAGAGCGCCCGGTTCCGTACCGGTCTCGCGTCTCTGGAAACCGATCTGAGCGAGCATGCGGCAGCGGAGCACGCCGCACGATTGGCGGAGTCGCCGTCGGTGAGTGACATCGCCGAGGCGGTCTCGACCCGGTCGCCGCTCGTCTGGACGCGCGTCCCCGAGCACGGCGCCTTCCTCTCCGTGCGATTCGGGCGCGGAACCCTGCCGTCGCGGGTGTCGGTCACGATGCCCTCGCGCGACCTCGGCGCGACCGACGAGTGGCACGAGCTCAAGCGCATGGTCGACCGCTTCGGGAATCTCGAGGGTGTGCCGGTGGCCGAGCGATTCCGGGATGCGGGAGCCATCGGCGTGGCCGGCCCCGACCAGTTCGCCGGTGATGCCGCGCGGGCGCTCCTGCTGCAGATCGCCGGCCTTCACTCCCCCGCGGATGTCGCGGTGTGCGCGTTCGCCGCGGGAGACGCCGCCGCGGAGTGGTCGTGGGTGAAGTGGCTCCCCCATACCGATGGCCCGCACAATCCCCTTCCCACTCCGCTCGCCGCGGACCTCCCCGCCAGCACGCGACTGCTCTCCGACCTCGAAGAGCTGATCCAACAGCGGACGCTCGCCCGAGGCGGAGCCGCGCAGGTGCGCTCGCACATCTCGGCGGAGACCCCGGGCGCACCGGGGTTGTGGGAGCCGGTGGAGCGCGAACCGCTGACACCCGCGGTGGTGGTCTTCATCGCCGGCGACCCGGCGGTCGACCGGGGGCGGCTCGTGCAGGTCGCGCACGACGGACCGGATGTCGGCGTCTATACGGTGTGGCTGGCCGGCGACGTGAGCCATCTGCCGGTGGTGTGCCGCACCTACATCGCTGCGCGCGCTGCGCAGGCCACGGTGTCGTTCGTGCGTCACGGCGCGGAGGTCGCCCTGACGCATATCGAGCTGGTCGACCCGCCGCAGGCGGAACGGGTGGCTCGCGCTCTCGCACCGCTCGAGGATGACGGCGCGCCGGTGCTGGACGAATCCGATCTCCCCTCCGCCGTGTCGCTCGTAGAGCTCTTCGACGACGACATCGCGGGCGATCCCCACGCCGTCGCGGGGCGGTGGGACAAGAACGACTCGCTCATGGTTCGCTGGATTCCTGGCGTCCCGAGGGAAGCCGGCGGGCTGGGAGCGCTCGTCGGCCAGGGTGCGACCGCGCCGCTGCGTATCGACCTGCGTCGCGATGGTCCCCACGCTCTCGTGGGTGGCACGACCGGCTCGGGAAAGTCCGAGTTCTTGCAGACGTGGATCCTGGGGATGGCCGTCGAGCATTCGCCGGATCGCCTGACCTTCCTCCTCGTCGATTACAAGGGGGGTTCGGCATTCGGCGACTGCGTCACCCTTCCGCATACGGTCGGACTGGTCACCGACCTGACGCCTCACCTGGTCAAACGCGCGTTGATCAGCCTGCGCTCCGAGTTGAAGCGCCGCGAGGAGATCCTGGCGGCCAAGGGAGCGAAAGACCTCGTCACGCTGGAGGAGCGCGGCGACCACGACGCACCTCCATCCCTCGTGATCGTCATCGACGAATTCGCCGCACTGGTGACGGAGGTGCCGGAATTCGTCGACGGGGTGATCGACATCGCACAGCGAGGACGCTCGCTCGGTCTTCACCTCGTGATGGCTACCCAACGACCGGCCGGCGTCATCAAAGAGTCACTGCGCGCCAACACGAATCTCCGTGTCGCCCTGCGCGTGGCGGACGAAGCCGATTCGCAGGACGTGCTCGGCATCGACCGCGCCGCGCACTTCGACCCCGGCACCCCCGGACGCGCCGCGGCGAAGCTCGGCGCCGGACGGGTCATCGACTTCCAGACCGCGTACGTCGGGGGACGCGCCGACCACCGGGATGCCGCAGAGGTGGAGATCCGTGATCTTCCCTTCGCCCCCGCGGCCGCCTGGCCACGACCGGCGGCAGCCGCGGCACCGACATCCGGGGAACGCGACATCGAGCGGCTCGCGGCATCGATCGGCGCCGCATCCGCCCAGCTCGCGATCGCGGCTCCACGCCGTCCCTGGCTGGACGCGCTTCCCGACGCCGTCGACCTCGCCGACCTCCGCGCGTCGGGCGACGGGCTCGCCATCGGGATGCAGGACGAGCCCGAGCATCAGACCCAGACGCCGTTCGTCGTCGACCTGGATGCCGTCGGCAACCTCGTGGTGTTCGGCACCGGCGGCGTCGGCAAGACGACGTTGCTGCGCACCCTCACCATCGCCGCGAGCGTGGGACGCGCCCCGGCGTGGGTCTACGCGATCGACTCCGTCGGCGGCGCACTGTCGAGCCTGTCGGCGCTGCCCAATGTGGGTGCGGTGATCGCACTCTCCGACGCCGAACGCGTCACCCGACTGTTGACCCAGCTCCAGGAGTGGGTGAACGAGCGGTCCCGCCTGTTCGCCACGGCGAATGCGGCCACCCTCTCGGCGTACAACCGCACCGCGGCGAATCCGCTCCCCCGCATCATCGTGCTCATCGACGGAATGGCCGCATTCCGTTCGGAGTACGAGTTCCGCGACGCCGGGCGGCTGTTCGACGGCTTCACCGGACTCCTCACGAACGGACGGCAGGTCGGCATCCATTTCGTCCTCACCGCAGACCGCCAAGCGGCCATCCCGCAGTCGATCCTCGCCTCGCTGCAGGAGCGCATCGTGCTCCGTCTGGCCGCCGATGTCGAATACGACCTGATGGGGGTGCCCCGCGACGCTCTCACCGACGCCCCGGCGGGGCGCGGATACGCGCGCGGGCGGGAGGTTCAGATCGCCACACCCGGCGGAACGGCCGACCTCGCCGCGCACACGCAGGCGCTGACCGACCTGGCGCGAGAGATCACCACGACAGCCACGCCGGTCCGCCGACTCGATGAGACCATCCCCTGGGCGAGCCTTCCGGCAACGGTGGACGGGAGCCCCACTCTCGGAGTCGCGGATGACACCCTCGAGCCGGTCGGCATCACCGACGGCCTGTTCGTCGTCTCGGGTCCGTTCCAGTCGGGTCGCACCACGGCGATGCGAACCATCATCCATGCCGTCACCGCGACGAGCCCGCCACTGCCCGCCTACCTCCTCAGTGCACGCCCGGGCGACCTCGCACACGCGACCGCATGGACCGCAGCGGGGACGGATGTCGACGACGCCGACGACCTCGCGAACCGACTCGCGATGGATCTGCAATCCGGCGCCGTGCCCGAAGCGCTGATCGTCATCGAGAGCAGCCCCGAGTTCGAGGCGACCGCGGCGGAAGGCTCGATCGCTCGTCTGCTGAAAACGGCGCGCCGCGCGCCCGGCATCCGCGTCGTCGTCGAAACGGATACCGTCACCGCGGGGGCGGCATGGCAGATCTTCACCGAGCTGAAGACCGCCCGGGGCGGCATCGTGCTGCAGCCCGAGGAGACCGACGGCGCGGGAATCTTCCGAGTGCCATTTCCCCGATCGACGCGCGCCGAGTTCCCCGTCGGCCGCGGGTTCCTCGTCACTTCCGGGAGAGTCCGCCGCGTTCACGTCGCACTTCCTCCTCGGTGACACCGAAAAGCGCCAGCATTGACCGTTCTGTCCCCCAAAAGGTGGACACGGGGGTTATCGGCGAACAATGTATGGTGGAAAAGCCTACGTAGAAGGGGATCTCACAATGGCGAACATGAATGTCACATATGGCGAAATGACCTCCCGCGCCGACCAGCTCATCGCCGGTCGCGACGAAATCAACACCACCCTGCAGCGCCTGCAATCGCAGATCAACGCGCTCGTCACCCAGGGCTTCGTCACCGACCGGTCTTCGGGCGCATACCAAGAGGCATACAACCGGTTCAACGCCGGAGCAACCAACACCATCGGCGGCCTGAACGACCTCGCCGCGTTCCTCCGCACCACCGCCCAGACCCTGCAGGACGTCGACACCCAGATCGCCTCCCGCATCGGCCGCTGAGCAAGACGAACATTCGCATGACCTCGGCTCTGTTCGCTGACTACGGTCGGATCCGAACCGCTGGAGAGCGCCTGGCAAGCGGCCCGAATGGGCTGCGAACATTCTCCGTAGAGGGCGACTCGTCGTGGCTCGGTTCCTCGGCCGTCGGTTCGGCCCTCATGGAATCGACCCGGCTCCGAATGGCTCGGGCGCAAGCGCTGGCCGATCAGCTCTCCGTGACCGCGGCGGGCGTCCAGGACGCCGTCGCGCAGCTGACGTCGGCAGACTCCTCTGCCGCTCAGGCGGTGGGTGGCTGATGGCGCAATGGACGACATCGGATCCGGGGGCGGGAAGCCCGGCCGACATCCGTGCGAGCGCGGGCCGTAGGCAGAGCGAAGCCGCTCGCACCCGTGACGCCCAGCACAACGTGTCACTTGCCGGCGCTGTCGCGGGCGACGGGTGGCAGGGCGCGGCGGCCGGGGCGCTGAGCGCGCGGACCGCGGCCCTCGCGGCAGAGATGAACGCGCTCGCGGGCCAAGCCGAATCGGATGCTGGAGCGCTGCGTCGTTACGCGGATGAGGTGGAGACCATCAAGCATCAGCAGAACACCCTCGCAGCTCGGCGCGGACGACTCGAGAGCCAGCTGCGCGCCGCGCAGCACCAGGATCCGGTGCAGCCCGTCCTGCCCGATGATCCCGCCCGCCGGATTCTCGAGCGGCAGATGACCGGGCTGCGCGATCAGATCGCAGTGCTCGACGCCCAGTTCGCAGCGCTCGCGCAACAGCGTTCGGCGGCCGACGGCGCAGCGATCATGGCGCTGACGAGCTCGTCATCACGGGGAGGCTTGGCTGCGCACCCCGCAGTGACATCGGGATCCGTCAGCGGAATCGGGCTATCGGACCTCGCGGGCATGAGCGAACTCGACCTGGCAACGCTGTTTCATCTTCACCCCGAACTCGCGACTCAGGTGCAGCAGAACGCCGGAAGCGCTCACGAAGTCGCTGCGTGGTGGGCCGCGCTGTCAGCCATTCAGAGACAGAACCTCGTTCTGGGTGCACCCGCTCTCATCGGCAACCTCGAAGGCGTGACGTACCGTGCCCGAGACGTCGCAAACCGTATCGTCCTCGACCGACGCATCGCCGAGGAGGAAGCCAGGCAGAAGCGACTCATCGCACCGCCGGGAGGATTCACCCCGACCGCGCCGGACGTGGTGGTCGTATCCGGAGACCTCATAGCACTCCGCAACATCCGAGACTCGCTGGAGTCGCCTGCCGGGGGCGGGCCACGCTTTCTCGTCTCTCTCACGGCCGATAGCCCGCCGCTCGCAGCGGTATCGATCGGCGACCTGGACTCTGCTGACAATGTCACCTACGCGGTTCCCGGGATGGGGACCACCACCGCCGGAATGTATGACTGGGCGGAATCCGCACAGAACATCTCTGACGCGCAGACTCGCGCGGATGCGACCCGGTCTCATGCGGTGGTGGCGTGGGTCGGATACAAGGCCCCTGAAACCCCGCCAGCCAGCCTCGATGTTTTCGGGGTGGAGCTCGCACATGCCGGGGCGACGAAACTGGTCACCGCGCTCGAGGGGTTCGCGGCGCTGCGGACCGATGCGCAACTGAATGTCGTCGCGCACTCCTACGGAAGCACCACCGCGGCCGCGGCGCTGTCCCGACCCGGGGTTCATGTGGATAGTCTTGCCATAGTCGGGTCCGCGGGTCTGCCCGCCACCATCGACTCCGCCTCCGATCTGCATGCCGATCAGATATTCGCCGGACAAGCCCAAGATGTCATGAGCATCGACCCTGCCGGCGGCGACCAATGGGCTTGGGTGGGCAGGCTGTCGGAAGAGCACCCCGTGAACCCCATCGACCCCAGTTTCGGAGTGAAGGGATTCAGCGTGGCAGGAACCAACGGCATGAGCCCCGTCACCGACCACGCCGTCAGCACGTCCGAGGGCAACGGATACCTCGACCCAGGAACGGAATCTCTCCGTAATGTTGCATTCGCGACGGTGGGCAAAGGGTCAGAGGTCACGCCTTATGAGCCGCCCCACCTCACCCCCTTCCAAGAAGCGCTGCTGTCAGGACTCGCGCGTGGCCACTAACCGACGCTGGACCCACGTGATCAGCGCAGCGACTGCCGTTGTGGTCTGTGGCGCCCTGTCTTCGAGCTGCACCCCGATTAAGGAAGCGTCAATGACCCCACACGAAGCACGCGACACCCTCATCTCCACGATCGAGGAGAGCGCTGCCCTGCTGGACGTGTCCGGGTGGAACCGCGACCACGCCGCCAACGTACAGAGTTGCGGCCCCGACGGTCAGAGTGCGAAGTACGGCTACGGGTACGGCGCACCCCAACCAGACCCTCCTCGAGACCGCCACGCCGACGCTAAAACGATCGCCGACTACTGGACCTCATTAGGCATGACCGTCCGCACCGTGGAGACCAATGGCACGCCAGCCGTCTTCGCAAACGGTGGCCCGATCGCCGCACTGAGCTTCTCCCCGGCCCCCGGCGACTACTACATCTCCGGAACATCACTCTGTGTTCCCGGCGACGTCAGCGAACTACGCAAAGAACAAACCCGCGGCTGACGACGACCACTCGCAGCACATCGCTTGACCCCGGCACACCCCCACGACCGAGGACGGTGATGCGATGGCACTTCCGGGAGAGTCCGCCGCGTTCACGTCACACTTCCTCCTCGGTGACACCGAAAAGCGCCAGCATTGACCGTTCTGGGGCTCGGGTGGGCGGGTCAGCGCTTATGCTCCGCCAGACCGAACACCGTTCGAGAAAGCGCTCATCTCCGGGATCGTACATGGACGCTAAACGACGGTGGATGCGAACGATGGTCGCGGCGGCCGTGGCAGCGGCGCTGGCGTCGATGTCTTCGAGCTGCACCGCGAGTCAGGGAGACCCAATGACCCCCCAGGAAGCACGTGACCTGCTGATCGCAACGATCGAAGAGAGCGCCGCCCTACTGCACGTGCCGGGGTGGAACAGTGACGGCGCGCCCGGCGTCCAAAAGTGCGGCCCGGATGGCACCAGCGCGAAGTACGGCTACGGATACGGCGCGCCTCAACCGGACCCACCCCGGGACCGTCACGCCGACGCCAAGAAAGTCGCGGATCACTGGAGGACGCTGGGCATGACCGTGCGCGTCATCATCAATCCCGAGGGTGATCCTGTCGTCTTCTCGACCGGCGGTCCGGTCTCCGGTCTAAGGTTCGTCACTGCCGCACCCGGCGACTACTACATCGCCGGCTCGTCGCTGTGCGTCCCCGGCGACGCGGACGACTTACGGAGGGAAGAAGCCCGACGGTGACGATGACGTATCGCGCTGACCAACACAACCATCGACATACCCGGGCAATCGCATCCGTCATCGCCGCCGGGCTCCTCCTGACCGGCTGCACAACGAATCAGCACGACACAATGACCCCGCACGAAGCACGCGACACCCTCATCTCCACGATCGAGGAGAGCGCTGCCCTGCTGGACGTGTCCGGGTGGAACCGCGACCACGCCGCAGGCGTCCAAAGTTGCGGTCCCGACGGTCAGAGTGCGAAGTACGGCTACGGGTACGGCGCACCCCAACCAGACCCTCCTCGAGACCGCCACGCCGACGCTAAAACGATCGCCGACTACTGGACCTCATTAGGCATGACCGTCCGCACCGTCCTAAACCCCGAAGGCGACCCCGTCGTCTTCTCGACCGGCGGGCCGGTTCAGGGGATGAAATTCGTCACTGCGCCACCCGGCGACTATTACATCGCCGGAACATCCCTCTGTGTTCCCGGCAACGTGAGCGAGCTACGTAAGGAACAAACCCGCGGCTGACGACGACCACTCGCAGCACATCGCTTGACCCCGGCACACCCCCACGACCGAGGACGGTGATGCGATGGCACTTCCGGGAGAGTCCGCCGCGTTCACGTCGCGCTTCCTCCTCGGTGACACCAAAAAGCGCCATCATTGACCGATTGTCCCCCGAAAGGTGGACACGGGGGTTATCGGCGAACAATGTAGGGTGGAAAAGCCTACGTAGAAGGGGATCTAAATATGGCGAACATGAATGTCACATATGGCGAAATGACCTCCCGCGCCGACCAGCTCATCGCCGGTCGCGACGAGATCAACACCACCCTGCAGCGCCTGCAGTCGCAGATCAACGCACTGGTTTCTCAGGGTTTCGTGACGGATCGCTCATCGGGCGCATACCAAGAGGCGTACAACCGGTTCAACGCCGGAGCGACGAACACCATCGGCGGCCTGAACGACCTCGCCGCTTTCCTCCGCACCACCGCACAGACCCTGCAGGACGTCGACACCCAGATCGCCTCCCGCATCGGGCGCTGACCAGCCCGGCCTCGGTCGTCATCGTGGCTGAACAACTCGTCGCCGATTACGGTGCCATCGAACACAGCGC
It contains:
- a CDS encoding FtsK/SpoIIIE domain-containing protein: MRLKLIVRDQQGDRDVVVTCDATATVGDVAAALAGQADGQRRSQPLTLWAHAPGAPDAQTLNPLLSLHDSGLRSGTSVALVEPRTAPPSEADARATLAVTDGPDAGLTVRLGSGVSFVGRDRAAHVRLRDPLVSRRHASVTVSGRSVVVSDLNSANGVEVDGERVDRAVLLHRSQVRIGSTRFRVDPVSTASGAEATREFSRSPRVVEPWRAPEFEAPMLPSVGERPPLPWIGIAAPIIAGAALFAITQNPLMLLFIALSPILMLGMWVDQVFRRRKQKKEQSARFRTGLASLETDLSEHAAAEHAARLAESPSVSDIAEAVSTRSPLVWTRVPEHGAFLSVRFGRGTLPSRVSVTMPSRDLGATDEWHELKRMVDRFGNLEGVPVAERFRDAGAIGVAGPDQFAGDAARALLLQIAGLHSPADVAVCAFAAGDAAAEWSWVKWLPHTDGPHNPLPTPLAADLPASTRLLSDLEELIQQRTLARGGAAQVRSHISAETPGAPGLWEPVEREPLTPAVVVFIAGDPAVDRGRLVQVAHDGPDVGVYTVWLAGDVSHLPVVCRTYIAARAAQATVSFVRHGAEVALTHIELVDPPQAERVARALAPLEDDGAPVLDESDLPSAVSLVELFDDDIAGDPHAVAGRWDKNDSLMVRWIPGVPREAGGLGALVGQGATAPLRIDLRRDGPHALVGGTTGSGKSEFLQTWILGMAVEHSPDRLTFLLVDYKGGSAFGDCVTLPHTVGLVTDLTPHLVKRALISLRSELKRREEILAAKGAKDLVTLEERGDHDAPPSLVIVIDEFAALVTEVPEFVDGVIDIAQRGRSLGLHLVMATQRPAGVIKESLRANTNLRVALRVADEADSQDVLGIDRAAHFDPGTPGRAAAKLGAGRVIDFQTAYVGGRADHRDAAEVEIRDLPFAPAAAWPRPAAAAAPTSGERDIERLAASIGAASAQLAIAAPRRPWLDALPDAVDLADLRASGDGLAIGMQDEPEHQTQTPFVVDLDAVGNLVVFGTGGVGKTTLLRTLTIAASVGRAPAWVYAIDSVGGALSSLSALPNVGAVIALSDAERVTRLLTQLQEWVNERSRLFATANAATLSAYNRTAANPLPRIIVLIDGMAAFRSEYEFRDAGRLFDGFTGLLTNGRQVGIHFVLTADRQAAIPQSILASLQERIVLRLAADVEYDLMGVPRDALTDAPAGRGYARGREVQIATPGGTADLAAHTQALTDLAREITTTATPVRRLDETIPWASLPATVDGSPTLGVADDTLEPVGITDGLFVVSGPFQSGRTTAMRTIIHAVTATSPPLPAYLLSARPGDLAHATAWTAAGTDVDDADDLANRLAMDLQSGAVPEALIVIESSPEFEATAAEGSIARLLKTARRAPGIRVVVETDTVTAGAAWQIFTELKTARGGIVLQPEETDGAGIFRVPFPRSTRAEFPVGRGFLVTSGRVRRVHVALPPR
- a CDS encoding WXG100 family type VII secretion target, whose translation is MNVTYGEMTSRADQLIAGRDEINTTLQRLQSQINALVTQGFVTDRSSGAYQEAYNRFNAGATNTIGGLNDLAAFLRTTAQTLQDVDTQIASRIGR
- a CDS encoding alpha/beta hydrolase is translated as MAQWTTSDPGAGSPADIRASAGRRQSEAARTRDAQHNVSLAGAVAGDGWQGAAAGALSARTAALAAEMNALAGQAESDAGALRRYADEVETIKHQQNTLAARRGRLESQLRAAQHQDPVQPVLPDDPARRILERQMTGLRDQIAVLDAQFAALAQQRSAADGAAIMALTSSSSRGGLAAHPAVTSGSVSGIGLSDLAGMSELDLATLFHLHPELATQVQQNAGSAHEVAAWWAALSAIQRQNLVLGAPALIGNLEGVTYRARDVANRIVLDRRIAEEEARQKRLIAPPGGFTPTAPDVVVVSGDLIALRNIRDSLESPAGGGPRFLVSLTADSPPLAAVSIGDLDSADNVTYAVPGMGTTTAGMYDWAESAQNISDAQTRADATRSHAVVAWVGYKAPETPPASLDVFGVELAHAGATKLVTALEGFAALRTDAQLNVVAHSYGSTTAAAALSRPGVHVDSLAIVGSAGLPATIDSASDLHADQIFAGQAQDVMSIDPAGGDQWAWVGRLSEEHPVNPIDPSFGVKGFSVAGTNGMSPVTDHAVSTSEGNGYLDPGTESLRNVAFATVGKGSEVTPYEPPHLTPFQEALLSGLARGH